The genomic stretch CTGGTCGTTTTTTCTTTTTGTCAATTGAATTCCTTCGCCGCCACTAATGTGATACATCCACATTTCACCAGCACCCAATGAGCGTGTAGCCGTAAAATGTTTTCGGGCAATGAGGTAATTTCCATCGGGTGTCCAAACTGCATTGTTTAGTAAACGGAAATTTTCTTTTGTCACCTGGTGAGCATTGCTTCCATCTGCATTCATCACCCAAATATTATCGCCTCCTCCTGCATCAGAAGTGAAGGATATTTTTTTTCCATCCGGACTAAAACGCGGTTGAATTTCCCAGGCATGACCACCACGAAGTAAACGGGCTTCTCCACCGGAAAAAGGCATGATGTAAATATCTCCCAATAAATCAAAAACCACGGAAGATCCATCTGGACTTACATCCAAATTCATCCATGTACCTTCGGTAGTTGAAAATGAAATTTCTTTGAGCGGACCCTGCGGTTGTGTTACGTCCCATTTTTTATCGTCGCTTTGTGCAGTTGCTGTTGCTGCCCATAATAAACACAGAAAAAACGTCTTGATTTTCATAGAATGAATAATGTGAATATCTCTAAATGTAACAAATAATGCCATTCGATATAACCAGCCGATTGGGCATTGCAAAAAATAAGTGATTATGCGCTAAAGGAGAGGATAAAAAATTTAATGCGCTGCCAGACTTTCATCCTTAACGGCAATTACGGCTTTAATTTCAGGAACCTCTTTACGGATGGTTTCTTCCACACCCGCTTTCATGGTCATTACCGACATACTGCAACTACTGCATGCTCCCAATAAGCGAACATGGGCTACCAGGTCATCCGTAATACGAACCAACTCGATATCGCCACCATCTGCTTCTAAAAAAGGACGGATTTTATGAATTGCAGCTTCTATTTTGGAATGAATTTCGCTCATTTATCCTCCTGTGGTTTGTACTGGTTTGGTCGGTGCAAGGTGATTGTTTCTCCAATTGACCTGCTCAACAAAGTTAGCCACTAATAATTCAAAAGCAATAGCTGTGGGCGTTCCTTCCTGTAATACAGCAGGACGGCCTGCATCGCCGCTTTCGCGGATACTCTGAACGAGTGGAATTTCCCCAAGAAAAGGCACTTCCAATTGCTCGGATAATTGCCTTGCACCGCCTTGTCCGAATATGTAGTATTTATTTTCCGGAAGTTCTGCGGGTGTAAAATAGGCCATGTTTTCGATCATACCCAACACCGGAACTTTTACGGAATCGAGTTTAAACATAGCCACTCCTTTGCGGGCATCGGCTAATGCAATTTGTTGCGGAGTAGACACAATAACAGCCCCGGTTAAAGGAACCAATTGAACTAAACTTAAATGAATATCACTTGTGCCCGGAGGTAAATCGATGAGCATGTAATCCAATTCTCCCCAATAGGTATCGCGGAACATCTGTGTTAAGGCCTTTGATGCCATAGCTCCACGCCAAACAATGGCCTGGTCCAACTCGGCAAAAAAACCAATGGATAACAATTTCACCCCGTAACTTTCAATGGGCTTTATCAGCGATTTGCCGTCCACATCAATTGCCATAGGTTTTTCATGCTGACAATCGAACATGATGGGCATGGAGGGACCGTAAATATCTGCATCAATCAATCCAACCTTGTACCCTTTTTTTGCGAGTCCCGCAGCGAGATTGGCCGTTACTGTTGATTTACCTACGCCACCTTTTCCAGATGAAATGGCAACTATATTTTTTACACCTGGCAAAATCGAACGCTGTTCAGGTGCACGGTCGGCCCCAAGAGCAATAACGTTTACATTCACCTGATAATCCTTCCCTAAAAATCGTTCAATGGCAAAACGACAAGCTTCCTCCATCCGTTTCCTCGAATGTAAAGCAGGATTATTGATACGAACGGTAAGAGAAATTACATTCTCATTTATCTGAATATCCGAAACCAGATCCAATGCAATCAAATCCTTTTTTAAATCGGGTTCAATGACATTAGACAGCGCTTCTTTTACTTTGTCGATCATAGCAAATTTTTTACAAATTTAAGCGCTTGATCGAAATACCATGGAAATATTCGTGCTATTCCTATATTTAATTTCAAAATGAAACTATGCGGATTCTGATTGTAATTTTTAGTTGGCTATGCATTTCAGCAACAGCTCAATATGATTCTACTGCATTCCGGTGGGAAGAATTGGGCGACTCCTGGCTGCAATTTGATGTAACTGCATTAAAGAATAAACCAAAAAAAACAGGACATCTGATTCTTGCTTTCCACTACGAAAGCATGAACCTTCAATTGATCCGCGAATCAAAAGGGAAATTCAACACCATTTATTCCGACACCCTCGAAGACTTTTGGTACAACGAAGCCAAAGCCTATTGGGAAATGACCATTTCCGGAGATACCATTTACCTGCCTTCACAAATTCCGTTTAAAGCCACGGTGGTGACAGAAAAATTTTTCTGGGACGGGAAAAAACTCCATCACCTGGAAGCTGAATTTACCGATGACAATTGGTCAAAAATAGAACGTGCCGATTCCCTTATCACCATTGGGAAATTCATTGAAGCCTCCGAACTGTTGGAAACAGTAGAATATCCGATGAGCTATTACAATTCAAGAGAATATGGCGACCGCATGATTGTTACCGCTCATACCATGGCGCTTGAATTATTTCGGAAAGAAAAATATAAAGAAGCAGCCCAAATTATGCAGGATGCAATGGAATATTGGGACAACGGATATTTGCTCGATTTCAGCCGGAAATCGGAATTGGATTCTGCCCGTAAGGAATATTATTTTGGTGAGTTTTGGACCGATGAAAATTATACCCTCTATTTTGGAGATTTCGGTCTATTTCTTTACAAAGCAGGAATGCTTGAAGAAAGCATTAAAGTAAACACCTGCCTGATGAATATCCTGCCTGATATTCCCGGGCCTTGCCTTCAACTGGCAGATGCCTACTATGATCTTGGTCAAAAAAAAGATGCCGCTTCCGTCTATAAAATCTATTGTAAACGAATGGATAAAAAAGGTTATTCAAGCAGAATTCCCATCCGGGCTAAACAAAGGCAGATACCGTAACCTAAAACTTACTTGAATTACTAAATAAACTTCATTATTTTGGGCATTAAATAAATGGGGTTTGAAAAAGTCGGTCTTTATAATTCTTATTTCTCTTGCGGTTGTTACCGTAATGGGTAAAAAAGTTGAAACGAAATCCTTGTTTCGTTCGCATGTAAAAAACGTAATGCATCATAACGTAACTCAAAACCGTGCTCCTCTTGCACAGGATGAGTATTTCATGCATTCATTTAATTGCGGAGGTTGTCATGGACCGGATCCCAGTGCCATTGCCATGGTAGACAACAACGGAACCGATGTAAATCTCTATTCCGATTGGCGCACCAGCATGATGGCCCTTTCTGCTATTGATCCTCTGTGGAGAGCGAAAGTGAGTCAGGAAATCACCGTTAATCCGGGACATGCCGATGAATTGCAAAGCACCTGTACAAAATGCCACGCCCCTACCGGAAGATATACCGCCGAATACAAAGGATTACTCCCCTACACCATTGCTGACCTTGAAAATGATTCATTAGGACTTGATGGCGTTTCCTGCAGTGGATGTCACGCTATTGATCCCAGCGTTGGCACTACCTTCTCCGGAAATATCCCTTACGATACGGTGCATTATGGTCCCGATGGATTCCGTGCAGAGTATGGTCCATTCGATAATCCCGTACAAGGCAATATGCAATTGTATGTTGGAATTAATCCCACATTCAGCACACACGTAAGTGAAGGAAGAATGTGTTCCTCTTGCCATACACTGATTACGAATACAGCGGATTTGTCGGGTAATTTAACCGGCGGACAATTCATTGAGCAAGCAACATTCCACGAATGGAAAAACTCGGCCTACCCGGCTTCATTTACTACTTGTCAGACCTGCCACATGCCGCAAATCGAAGATCCGGTGATTTTAATGGTGGGTAGTATTGGACTTGCACCTCGTTCTCCATTTAACCTTCACTACTTCAACGGTGCCAATTCGTATATGGTGAATCTGATTAAAAACAATAAAAGTGCACTGGGATTGGATTCCATTCCCGATAAAGATTTCGATTCAACCCTTGCAACGATTGGTCGCCAATTAAAACAAAACACAGCGAAACTCACTTTCACGCAAACACCTTATGTTGGTAATGACACATTGTATGTTGACCTGGAAGTAAGAAACAAAGCAGGACATAAATTCCCCAGCGGATATCCATCACGACGTGCATTTGTGCAATTGGTTGTTACCGATGCTGCGAATGGAGATACGCTCTTTAAATCGGGAGTGGTAGATAATACCGGCGAAATTGTAAACAATACCGGTCCATATCAAAATCACTATACGATGATCAACAGCGAAATGCAAACGCAGATCTACGAAATGATTATGGGTGATGTGAATGGAAATAAAACCACCGTATTGGAACGTGCCGCTCAACCTTTAAAAGATAATCGTCTCCCACCTTTTGGTTTTAGCACATCACATCAAAGTTATGATACAACAAAAATCATTGGCGGCGCATTGAATGATCCGGATTTCAATTGGAATGGCGGCACAGAAGGAACCGGTAAGGATGTGGTTCATTATCACATTCCACTGGGAGGATTTTCAGGCAATGTAAATGTCACCGCAAAAATTTTATACCAAACCATTAATCCCGGTTGGTTAAGCGAAATGTTTGCACTAAATACAGCCCCCATCGATGCATTCCGAAACATGTATCAGAATTCGGATGTTAGTCCGATTGTGGTAGATAGTATTGCTATTGGAGGAATAAGTTTTTATACCGGACTCAATCCTTCATTGAGGAGCCAGCTAAAAATTTATCCGAATCCATCCCGAGATGGTCTTGTGATGATAAGTAGTTCTTCGGTAGAAATCCAAGAAATCGAACTTTATGATTTGAGTGGAAAAAAGCTGACAATCAACTCTATTGATTATTTCCAAAGCATCAAAATGCTTCGATTACCTGCTTATTCAGGAATTTTCATTCTGAGAATACGGACCGAAAAGGGCTGGATCAGCGAAAAAATTATCCGAATCACCGAGTGATTTTTTCCCTTTTATGATTGGTAGGTGCCCCATATTTATGTAAATTGAGGGCTCAATCAAACAAACACATTTCTAATTACACCAAAAACTTTAAGCATGAAGAAAAGTTTACTTACGTGTTTTGGTATTGGAGGATTGATGATTTCTGCAAATGCGCAATTAGCATTTACAGATGCATCTGCACGTCTTTCCAATGGCCTTAACAGTGGTTGTCCAATTACCGTTGTGGATTGGAACAATGACGGAATGGACGATATCGTTCGTCTTGATCAGGGTTATATTCTTGTAATCGATGAGCAACGTCCGGGTCAGAATTTTGTAACCCACAATTTCGGAGCAGTTGGAAGCGGTTCCGGTTGGGCATGGGGTATGGCAGTTGCCGATTTCGACAATAACGGTTATAAAGACGTTGTTGCGGGTGGTTACTCCACTTCCTATCCTCTTCGTGTTTTAATGATGAATGCGAATGGTACTTCAGTAACCGTTCAGAATTTAAGTCCGGGAAATTTCTTTGTGCAGAACATCACCCTGGGTGATTTTGACAATGATGGTTCTACCGACATTTTTTCGTGTGATGACAATGCTCCGGCGCATATTTTCCTGAACAACGGATCCGGAACATTTAGTGCATCCACCATCATCAATTTCGATATTACACCTGGTCAAACCTCCGGTACATCGAATGATGATTCCGGAAACTATGGTTCAGTTTATACCGATTTCGACAACGACGGTGATCTTGATTTATACATTGCAAAATGTCGCCAGGCCGTAACTGGTCCGGGTGCAACCAGCGATCCACGCCGTATCAATATCATGTTCCGTAACAACGGAGATGGTACCTATACCGAAATGGCAACTTCTGCAAACATTGCAGTAGGATGGCAAAGTTGGACCGCTTGTTTTGGTGATGTGGACAATGACAATGATTTCGATTTAGTTCTTACGAATCACGATCATGAAAGTCAACTCTACATCAATGACGGTTCTGGTGTATATACTGAAAATACAACTTCAGGAATCACTACATCAGGTATGACTCCAATTGAAACTTTGTTTGCGGATTTCGATAACGATACTTACATCGACTTATTAATTGGTGGTTCCAGCAACTTTAAGTTTTTCCATAACAATGGAGATTTAACCTTTTCGGAAGTAACCAATCTTTTCGGAAGCAGCATTATTTATGCACCTGCAAATGGAGATTTAAATCATGATGGATTTATGGACTTAGCGGTTTCATATGCTAACATCTATACCTCTCCTTCTTCTACCGACGACAAAATCTGGTTTAACAATAAAAACTCCAATCATTTTGTAGTTGTAGATTTAAAAGGTACCACATCTAATATCGACGCTATTGGTGCACGTGTTTCCATTTATGGCGCATGGGGTGTTCAAACACGCGAAGTTCGTGCAGGAGAATCTTACGGTACTCAAAACAGCGGATTCGCTCATTTTGGTTTAGGTTCTGCAACCAGCATTGATTCAATTGTTATCGACTGGCCGACTTCAGGATCACAAACCATTTACGATCCGGCTCCTGATCAGTTTATTTCTGTAATTGAAAACGATTGCGTATCACCTGTGGCTGCATCCATTACTTCCAGCAATGGATCGTATGCATTCTGTACCGGACAATCCGTTACCTTATCTGCACCTGCAGGATATACTTACTTGTGGTCGAACGGAGCAACTACTCAATCGATCGTAGTTAATGCAACCGGTGAATTTAATGTATTGGTTTCTGCAGCAGGAAACAACTGCGGATCTTTATCTCCTACAGTTTCTGTAACTCAAAATCCGGATGAAACACCAAGCGTTTCTGCGAATGGTCCAACCGAATTTTGCTATGGAGAATCAGTGGTATTAAGCGGAAGCTCTCACCCGAACGGTTATAGCTGGTCGAACGGTGAAACCACCCAATCCATTACCGTAACTGATGCCGGAACTTATTCGATGACAGTTCAAGGTGCTTGTGGAAACTTCACATCCACTCCGATTACTGTATCAGTAAATGCAGCTACTGCTCCAACAACTTCCGATGTAAATATTCCTGTTCCCGGAACGGCTAACCTTACTGCTACCGGTACTACCATTTCATGGTACGATGCAGCAAGCGGAGGAAATTTAGTTGGTACTGGTAATAACTGGACCACTCCATTCATCAACACTACTACAACTTATTATGCAGAAGATGTTGCCACCTTTACAGGAGGAACTGCTACAGGTGGTAAACCATATGTAACAGGAGCAAATGTGTACAGCGGAAATACAACTAATGCAAAAATGTATTTCGATGTAACTGAAGCTTGCACGTTAAACACTGTGAAAGTGTATACTGATATCGCAGGAACTCGTTTAATTCAACTTTACAGCTCAGGCGGAACATTACTTAATTCTGCTTCAGTGAACATCCCTGTTGACTCCAGCGATATCACGTTAAATTTCGCTTTAACTCCTGGTACTGGATATTATCTTACAACTGATGCAATCACCAACCAAGCTATTCCCGGATGGGGAAATCCTGGTCCACGTTTAAAACGTAACTCAGGCGACGTTGCTTATCCTTATGCTGTTGGTAGCTCGATTTCAATTACGGGTAACAACCAGGGTACAACCTTGTATTACTACTTCTACGATTGGCATATCACTTTACCTGACTTTGATTGTCCTGGTCCACGCTCTTCTGCCACTGTAACGGTAGGTGCTGTTGGAATTGGTGAACTTTCGGAAAATGGTTTCAATGTATATCCAAATCCGGCCAAAGACATGCTTTACATTTCTTCTTCCAACGGAAACTATTCTGTAGAAATGTATGATGTAACAGGACGTGTTGTTTATACAAAAACTACAACAAGCGGTAATTCTCAGATCGACGTGAACGAAATGGTACCTGGTGTATATTTCATTCGTCTCGAAAATGCTTCGGGTAAATCTATCCGTAAAATTATCGTTGAATAAAAAATATCTTCATGCTGAAAAGCCCGGATCGAAAGGTTCGGGCTTTTTCACTTTTATATCTTGATAATCCTATTTCTTTCCCACCTTTTTGAATGCGAATTTGATTTAGTTTTGAACTGATGAAGTTTTTGCGTGTTTTCATTTTGATTTCATGTTGCTGCTCCGGATTAGCAAATGCCCAAACTTTTGGATTTAGTAGTGGAATACCAGTCTGGCAACCTCTAAACCATATTATTAATCGATACAACGATACACGTCCCTGGCTAACGAATCAGATGAATGAAATTCATTTCTTACCAGGTGTTAATATCGGATTTGGAATGCATGAGTGGGATTCAAAATTTTCATTTGATTTATTCCGGCTTCAATGGTTAAGAAAAACAGTAAAGGCAGAAGGCCAGGATCAAAGTCGAACAATGCGCGTAAAATTTTCAACCCTATCCATTATCGGATTCGGGTATTACCCCATTGCAAAATCGAAATTTAAATTAGGTTTTAACCTTTATCCGGTTGAACTTTCACGGCTAAAAATTAAAGGTAAAACAAGCGAAGAACCCGATTGGAAATATTATTACAAAAGCGCTTCATTTTTTGGAATTCCCACGAATGCAAGTAGCACCTTGACTTTTGATTTCCTCTACCTAACAAGTGAGAAACTGCATTGGCAATTTCGATTATACTATTTGTACTCATGGTTCAAGGATGAAGAAATTCTATTTGTAAACAAAGAATTAAACCCAAATACTTACCAATACACAAATCAATCTCAGACATTGGATTGTAGTCATTTCGGAATTTCAATATCACTTGGCGTACACTGATTCACTATGAAAAAAGGAATTCTACTTCTCTTCTCGTTTTGCTGGATGAATCTTTGCTTTTCCCAGGATAATCTTTGGATTACAATACATGGAGGTTATAATTATAATCAATTTAAGCCTGGTCTTTTAAACGATTTTATTTCCAGCTATAATTCCGCCTATTCATCTTTCATAAAAACCCCATTCGATAAATTTGATGAAAGCATGGCGGGTTTAAATTTTGGTGGCGGAATGTTTTTGCAATTGGAAAAACTAACACTGGGCTTTGACTTTTCAAAAGTGAAATATCGTCAGGAAAGGAGTACGCAATTCAATAACCTGAATGGTCGACAGGTAAGTCTTCAATTTGTGAATTGGGACATGAACATTGATATTGGGGGCAAACTCTTAAAAACCGGCAGCGTGGGGTTCTTAATGGGAGTCACATACAGGTCTGCAGCTATTTATTCAAAATCATTTTCATATGGCGAATCAAACATGTCATACGGTTCTGAATATTGGCTTAACGGAATTTACAGAGGAACACCACAAACCGATCTGAATGTGGGGGCTGTTATAAGAATCCCCATTTTTAAGTATGGAATGATTCAATTTACTGCATACTATCCCCTCCCATTTGCAGATGGAAATCCGGATGAACAGTATCTGAGTGCCTTTTCAGATGATAGTCCGGGTAAAAACATTTGCTCGCAATATTTCCCCAAAGATGTTGCACAATTTGATGCCAATTGCAGCGCCGGTATTTACGATTATCAGAATAATGTTATTCCGAATAAATTTCGGGGACCCTATTTGAATGCCTCGCTGGTTTTCCGAATTAATCTATTAAACGAAAAAAAATGAAATACATAGGATGCCTGATTACGATTCTTTGCTTATCACTTTTTTCATCATGCGGAAAAGATGATCCAATAAACCCGGAGGATGTATTATTTAAACGACTTTCAACTGGGAATGGAATCTGGAAATTGGAAAAAGTGGAATACATCTCATTTGATGCCAATGGAAATGAAACGCTCGATTCGGCATTGATACCGGATCAACAATATATTTTTTACGAAAAAAGTGAAGAGATCGACGGATTAATCATTTCCTACCATGCCGTGTCAATTTCTGAACCGAATAATACGGGTATTACGTATTCTATTTGGGCAGAAAAAGAGCGCGTAATCTTTTATCCGGTTGGAGACATCCTCAATTCCGTTGCAGAATTCGCTGTTGAAAAAGATGAAAAGAATAAACAAACCTGGATCCGATTTGTAAACCTAAACGGTAAAGTGGTGTTTCATTTGGAAAAATGTCCGGATTGCACACCTTATTACACGCCGTACACTGAAAATGGAA from Flavobacteriales bacterium encodes the following:
- a CDS encoding Mrp/NBP35 family ATP-binding protein; its protein translation is MIDKVKEALSNVIEPDLKKDLIALDLVSDIQINENVISLTVRINNPALHSRKRMEEACRFAIERFLGKDYQVNVNVIALGADRAPEQRSILPGVKNIVAISSGKGGVGKSTVTANLAAGLAKKGYKVGLIDADIYGPSMPIMFDCQHEKPMAIDVDGKSLIKPIESYGVKLLSIGFFAELDQAIVWRGAMASKALTQMFRDTYWGELDYMLIDLPPGTSDIHLSLVQLVPLTGAVIVSTPQQIALADARKGVAMFKLDSVKVPVLGMIENMAYFTPAELPENKYYIFGQGGARQLSEQLEVPFLGEIPLVQSIRESGDAGRPAVLQEGTPTAIAFELLVANFVEQVNWRNNHLAPTKPVQTTGG
- a CDS encoding FG-GAP-like repeat-containing protein; amino-acid sequence: MKKSLLTCFGIGGLMISANAQLAFTDASARLSNGLNSGCPITVVDWNNDGMDDIVRLDQGYILVIDEQRPGQNFVTHNFGAVGSGSGWAWGMAVADFDNNGYKDVVAGGYSTSYPLRVLMMNANGTSVTVQNLSPGNFFVQNITLGDFDNDGSTDIFSCDDNAPAHIFLNNGSGTFSASTIINFDITPGQTSGTSNDDSGNYGSVYTDFDNDGDLDLYIAKCRQAVTGPGATSDPRRINIMFRNNGDGTYTEMATSANIAVGWQSWTACFGDVDNDNDFDLVLTNHDHESQLYINDGSGVYTENTTSGITTSGMTPIETLFADFDNDTYIDLLIGGSSNFKFFHNNGDLTFSEVTNLFGSSIIYAPANGDLNHDGFMDLAVSYANIYTSPSSTDDKIWFNNKNSNHFVVVDLKGTTSNIDAIGARVSIYGAWGVQTREVRAGESYGTQNSGFAHFGLGSATSIDSIVIDWPTSGSQTIYDPAPDQFISVIENDCVSPVAASITSSNGSYAFCTGQSVTLSAPAGYTYLWSNGATTQSIVVNATGEFNVLVSAAGNNCGSLSPTVSVTQNPDETPSVSANGPTEFCYGESVVLSGSSHPNGYSWSNGETTQSITVTDAGTYSMTVQGACGNFTSTPITVSVNAATAPTTSDVNIPVPGTANLTATGTTISWYDAASGGNLVGTGNNWTTPFINTTTTYYAEDVATFTGGTATGGKPYVTGANVYSGNTTNAKMYFDVTEACTLNTVKVYTDIAGTRLIQLYSSGGTLLNSASVNIPVDSSDITLNFALTPGTGYYLTTDAITNQAIPGWGNPGPRLKRNSGDVAYPYAVGSSISITGNNQGTTLYYYFYDWHITLPDFDCPGPRSSATVTVGAVGIGELSENGFNVYPNPAKDMLYISSSNGNYSVEMYDVTGRVVYTKTTTSGNSQIDVNEMVPGVYFIRLENASGKSIRKIIVE
- a CDS encoding T9SS type A sorting domain-containing protein gives rise to the protein MKKSVFIILISLAVVTVMGKKVETKSLFRSHVKNVMHHNVTQNRAPLAQDEYFMHSFNCGGCHGPDPSAIAMVDNNGTDVNLYSDWRTSMMALSAIDPLWRAKVSQEITVNPGHADELQSTCTKCHAPTGRYTAEYKGLLPYTIADLENDSLGLDGVSCSGCHAIDPSVGTTFSGNIPYDTVHYGPDGFRAEYGPFDNPVQGNMQLYVGINPTFSTHVSEGRMCSSCHTLITNTADLSGNLTGGQFIEQATFHEWKNSAYPASFTTCQTCHMPQIEDPVILMVGSIGLAPRSPFNLHYFNGANSYMVNLIKNNKSALGLDSIPDKDFDSTLATIGRQLKQNTAKLTFTQTPYVGNDTLYVDLEVRNKAGHKFPSGYPSRRAFVQLVVTDAANGDTLFKSGVVDNTGEIVNNTGPYQNHYTMINSEMQTQIYEMIMGDVNGNKTTVLERAAQPLKDNRLPPFGFSTSHQSYDTTKIIGGALNDPDFNWNGGTEGTGKDVVHYHIPLGGFSGNVNVTAKILYQTINPGWLSEMFALNTAPIDAFRNMYQNSDVSPIVVDSIAIGGISFYTGLNPSLRSQLKIYPNPSRDGLVMISSSSVEIQEIELYDLSGKKLTINSIDYFQSIKMLRLPAYSGIFILRIRTEKGWISEKIIRITE
- a CDS encoding NifU family protein — encoded protein: MSEIHSKIEAAIHKIRPFLEADGGDIELVRITDDLVAHVRLLGACSSCSMSVMTMKAGVEETIRKEVPEIKAVIAVKDESLAAH